The Tripterygium wilfordii isolate XIE 37 chromosome 1, ASM1340144v1, whole genome shotgun sequence sequence TGGGGACgaagtgttttcttttttagaaTCAAAGGTGGAGACAAGACACAACATAACCAATACACGGTTGATAAtgacattaaaaatcaattacAGCCCTGTGTTGGAAGCTTAGATATGCTGATCAAGTGGCCAGTTTAAGCCTACTTTTGGAAAggatatataaattaatttcgTTTTTGGAGGCTTAATTATGATTTTGTATTTCATAGTTTTTAATCTAGGTCCATACATAGGAGGTTGTCAATGACATTGTAAATTATATAAGTACCAATTGGGGAGACTAAATAATTGTGGAACTTGGAGTTTTATTTAGATGAGAGAATGAATACGTACGTGTACATTTAAGTTGTAAAAATATGTACCTACTCTATCATATTCAAttattagaaattaaaaaaaaactacaaaattAGGAATTGTATTACGGTAGTGCTATTGTTGATAGGCCAGAAGTGAATCACGCGGAGTTTGCGGAGGAAGAACATGAAAAAATCATGCGACTCAATTCGGAAATGGGAAACAAGTTATTGAAGATATAAAACTTTCTTCTCATGAACACCAATTGTTACTCTCTTTCGACCCACTTAACACCAATTGTTACTTTCGTTTTTGGCATGTGGTCAAGGATTGTAAAGATGCTTCCAGGAAGAACTGATGACCAAATTAAGAGTTATTGCAAAATGATGGATTGAAAGAGAGAAAGTGAAATAGGAGAGGCTCGAGTGATGTTGTTACAGGTCTCTCAGGAAGAAGAAATTGGTGGACCAAAATAGTTTCAGAAGTGTGTGTTATATTTGGTTACTTCATGTATATATTATGTTTCAACTCTTTTCTGTTGCCATGTTGGAGTTGCCTTGGATAATCGGTGTATGATATCACTTATCTATCACACTCAACCTACTAAGTCACTTTTTTCTCCGTTTCGGTCACAATTAAGCCAATGTATATATACAGCTTGTGCAAATTGTCTCTCTAAAGCCAAACAGTCATtgttataaacaaaaaaagtgTAGTTGATCAAATGATCCGTCGCAGTAGTCCTGATCAAAGGCATATATCATTGTAATCTgaattataaacaaaaataaatatttgattttgttaagGTTGATCAGCCTGACATATTTGACTTGTAAAACCTTGACAAGAGAAGAAAATTTCAAGCTTCAAGCTTGAGTAAAGTTAATTCATCTAAATATGCCCAAAGAAATATATCAGTGTAACATACCGTCAGATCACATTACTTTACTTTAGCtatcaagagaaaaaaagatcACATTACTTTACATTACATTGTCCACTTCTCTAATAATAAGCCTAAGCTGATATTTTTCCTATCACATCTCTCTTATTCTGGGCAGCAAAGATTTCCTTGCCGTTAACAGTGAAGAAGGGTATATGTAACTGCAAAATACACATAGAACTGTATGGGTTGTCATTCAAAGACTATAAGTTTCTTACCCATATATAAAACTATAATATATGATTGTGAAATAACATTTGTATTATGAAATAACATTTTGACTTTgttcaaaaaatgttatttttctCCACTTTCAACACCGTAGCCAAGATTTAAAATGAAGGGAGCCACTTGGTTGGCGGTGAATGGAAGTGCCTCTAATTTTTTTGGCATATTTTATACGTGGTTTATTAACCTCCAttccaataaatataaattagtCTGCAAGATTAGAACGATTTTAATTGTATTATATacatcaaataaaattaaaaaatgataggcaatattaagcaagaaatttttttataatcatTAATATTGAAAGAAAATCTAATTCCTAGActaagtttttttcttttttttttgaaatactacaAAGAATTACGTCTGTGGTTGAAAATTGAATCttaaacacacatatgtctaacccaaccgattgtcaaccaaacaaACTCTTATTGATAATTCCTAAACTAAgttaataattattaataatgaaaaaaaattcgaTTTCAACAACCATGCACCATTTGTGGTAGTGggtatgttaaaaaaaattcaaaggagGTAGACTCTTCTTTAGATCAATCAAATCTCACTTCGGTCATTAGTAACCTAATTGAAGGCATCTCTCTTTTTGTCAACTAGTCACGTTGTACAATAgagtaaatgtgaattaatagattaagttaataaatattaatattgaaataaatactAATTTCTAGACTAAgttaataattattaataatgaaataaaatcaGATTTCATTGTCAGTGGGTAtgtcaaaacaaaattcaagggGGCCGGGTGGGGTCTTTTGTAAATCAATCATATCATATTTTCCAATTCGGTCATACAATCCCGACACTTTATTTTTCTGTCAACTAGTCACACTGTCTTTTGACTCTtttccatatatatgtgtaaaaaCTTAGATGACATATTTCGGTAAACTTCGGTTATGCTAATACTAAAAGTCAAGCCCACATCCTCTTCGtataaataaattgaagatGATCATgtctcaaaactcaaaacactTTATTTTTCTGTGATGGCTAGTGAAGTAGGATctcataaggaaaaaaaatggacTAGTGAAGAGGATAGAATGCTCAAGGAGTACCTTGTTGAGCATGGGGAGGGCAAGTGGGCTTCTGTGGCTCACAATTCAGGTGTTCTTTTGCTTCTCATTTGTTGTCAAAATCTTACATGTTACTCTTAATTCTTATAAAATATATTGTTCAACCAGGTCTTCAAAGGTCTGCGAACGACTGCAGAAAACGATGGATGAATCACCTAAGGCCGGAAGTGAATCACGCGGAGTTTACGGAGGAAGAACGTGAAACCATCACACGACTCCACTCGAAAATGGGAAACAGGTTACTGAATTATAAAACTTTCTTCTTATGAACATCAATTCTTACTCTCTTTCGACCTACTTAACACCAGTTGTTACTTTTGTTTTTGGCAGGTGGTCAAAGATTGCAAAGATGCTTCAAGGAAGAACTGATGACCAAATTAAGAGTTATTGCAGAATGATGGATTGAAAGAGAGCAAAGTCCACAATCACATGTGAGCCCGAGTCCGCTGTTGCCTCATTCTCTCACAACAACACCGACATTGATAGTGACGTAGAGTCAGTACGAGAGCTAATAGGAGAACTTTGAACCATATTCTTCAGACCCAAAACCACACCGCCGGTCGAACCGTAAAAACCCATTAACCAACCAGACAATcggtttttttgttgatatcaGACCGTCTAAGCATCAAACCAGGGGAAAATAGATTGAACCGTTGATTTTTTATCAAACCGTGAACCGCCGGCTTTTTATAAAACCGGCTGATTGGTTTCCTCTCTTTCGAGTTTCCCCTTCCACTTTCGACATAGGCTAAACATGTGATTCCGATGGCGACTCGCGACGGCGTTCAACTCAGGCGCAAAAGCCTCCATGTATCTGCGGAATCGTTCAATCTCATAGTTTTCACAAACCAAAACGATAGCATCAGATCACAATCCCTCACCCATTTCACAGAAAATTCGTTGGTATAAATTGAAGTACGAACCTGATGATGGGATCTCGGCCGGTTCGAAGATGGCGGATGTGAAGATGGCTGCAACTAAATAGCTTATATAgataagaaaacaaatacatgtagaCTCGTAGTTTACTGTGTTAATAAAAGTGTGTTATCTATCATTAGTAATAAtatcatgtatatataattaatataagaTGATTTTTAATAGACCAAAAATCGCATACAAATCTCcaatctaaaaataaaaaacaaaaaataaagttttaTGTTGAACAAGAAAATGACACATAAAATTATGTTATGGTCCTTTCTAGTTCCTCTGGATTGGTGAATCTTTAGCTTCAACTTTGATTCTCCATAACACACTTTAATCCAATTCATCAttctctattttttattttttttatgttttccaTATTAATGTTGTCTTATAATTTCtgtcatataaaaaaaagaacctataatttttttaagaagtATATAAAGGTTCTCATAATTTATCATTAATTTattcaatattattattatttttagagaaaaaaattcacatttaaATTATAATTCTTTTCTATTTTAGGATTACGTTGCTGAGCATGGGTGGGCAATTGGACTTCTGTGGTTCACAATTCAGGTGTTCTCTTTTGCTTCTCTCTTGTTGACAGTGTCAAGTCTtccatgtttctttttttggtaattgtCTTCCATGTTTCTCTTAATTCTTCTAGCATACTCTTCAACCAGGACTTCAAAGGTCTTCGAACAACTGCAAAGGTTGATGGATGGGTCACCTAAGGTCGGAAGTGAATCACACGGAATTTACGGCGGAAGAACATGAAAATATCATGTAAGCCTACAGGAAATTGGGAAACAAGTTACTGAATATATAATGTTGTTGAACATTCTTCTTATATATGAACACCAATTATTACTATCTTTCCACCCACTTAACACCAATTGTTACTTCCGTTTTTGATAGATGGTCAGAGATTGCAAACATGCATCCAGGAAGAACTGTTGAGCAAATTAAGAGCTTTGTTAGAAAGACGCTTAAAAGTGGTACGCTGTTGTCTCCGTCTATCCAacaacaccaacaatattgataGTGAACGCGAGTCATCATGAGAGCAAATAGGAGAGGGCTTTGACCTGTTGTTAGCTGCATCAGAGAATGAATGGTAGCAAGTGCTCTATGGAGAAGAGTAGAGTATGATACTAGTTCACAAAAGAGATGTAATTACTATTGTATAATACTAATTCACAAAAGAGTATCATATTAGTTTTAATTACTTTCTTTCTGAATTATTGCTTGTATTTTGATATCCTGTTGTATGTTTCCTTATCATGTTGTTTATTTGTCAAGAGAAAAGGTTCTTGTGTTAATCCCCAGTGATGGATGCACAATGTTGAATGgcaaatttgtttttaaaaaaatcaacttaATTTTTAAGTATTTACTATAAATATATAAGTATAATGTATATGTCTTGCAATCTTGGTCACTTTGGAGACATCTTTCTCTTCTCCATGTTAACGTTTTCATGTTTATCTGCCAGTAAACTCAAAATATGCTTGAAAAGTCAGCAAAATCTCGTGtctttaagagtgtgtttggattgagggatttgggggaatggaagagaaggaaaaggaagggaagAAAATGGAAACGAGAATACATTTCTCTCTCATggttggatagataaaaaaaatgaaagaaaaatagtttaatttactgatttatccttactttttatatttatgtattatgtataagggtaaaataggttttaacttataaataccTTAATTAGTCATCCCTTCCCTCTAAATGACTCCAACttggggaggaagaattttgacaaaaatttaatgaaattttcctCCCAAATCTCCTTAAATCCCtccccataatttttttataaactatccaaacaagataattggaaggaaactctatttccctccTCTTACCTTCCCcttaaatccctcaatccaaacacactctaaatctcGATCACTTTGGAGACAAATTTTCTTCATTAGAATCAAAAAGTGGAGGACAAGAGTTTACCTTTCCCTTAAATCCCTCAATTCAAACACACTCTATATCTCGATCACTTTGGAGACAAATTTTCTTCATTAGAATCAAAAAGTAGAGGACAAGAGTTTTTGTTCATTAGAACAAATAGTGCTATGATATGAATATATAGAGGTTtgaattaatgttttttttttttgaaaggaggTTTGAATTAATGTTTTTTTCTCTTACCTTCCCcttaaatccctcaatccaaacacactctaaatctcGATCACTTTGGAGACAAATTTTCTTCATTAGAATCAAAAAGTGGAGGACAAGAGTTTACCTTCCCcttaaatccctcaatccaaacacactctatatCTCGATCACTTTGGAGACAAATTTTCTTCATTAGAATCAAAAAGTGGAGGACAAGAGTTTTTGTTCATTAGAACCAATAGTGCTATGATATGAATATATAGAGGTTtgaattaatgttttttttttttgaaaggaggtttgaattaatgttttttttttttttgagtacaagtacaaacacaatatatgacacaccagatcaagcctatgaaagtacaggtgtcaacaagccccacgcaggaggcacaaatcaaaccCACGCTggggcaaactatcaagcccacgtaggggcagacgaagcccacacacctccttgtaaatattcggaggaggtgagactagaacccatgacctcagtcagggacatgcaaagtcattgccactcaaccaatggctcatttgcaggTTTGAATTAATGTTAACCGAATACAAAGTTGataatgacatatatatatatatataataaactaATACGCTTTGTTATAACAAAGCTgaataaacaaatataatgGGCTATTAAATCAGCCcaaacaattaaaaaataaccGGCCCATATCAGGACCGACCTTCAGATCAAAGCCCATGACCCCAAGTCTTAGATGCCATGCAAAAGGTATAAACAGAAGATTATTCGAGAGTGACGAAACTAAATTGATCAAGGTTTAGTCCTATCTGGTAATACACCATGCTATGCAAAGGAATTGGCAGCTTCAATTGCTGACTGAAAAACTAAAGGGATTGTAAATTATGTAAGTACCAATTGAGAAAGTATTTCATAGGTTGTTAACATCCATTCCAGTAAATATAAATTAGTTTGCAAGAGTAGAGtgattttaattaaattatatacatcaatttataaaattaaaaaaaaagatagataataagcaagatattttttttataatcattTGTTTTAATCATTAATAAGTAATCATAAAATAGTATAGTAAGTGACTACAATTTAACTCTAATTAGTTCAATTGTAGATTAATAATATGTAAcaatcaatatattttttggcTATTTATACGTCACTAAATGTTAAgggataaaatcccacatcggttgttgaggggtcTTCTATCCAAcatataagctggtgcaggcCTTCAACCACTTGTCTAGGTCTTTTCCTTATGGAGGGGCCTGAGAACTGCCACTGCCCaaagggccgagatggtggggagaccTGGGTTTGTGGTTGTGCCACTGACCCAATTTATCAGACTAAAAACACCTTGTACATTAGCTTTTCTTAATTGTTTATTTCAATAATATGGTTGATCGGGGATCGAAGCCCGGTCCGGAACTGATCTGGGatcgaaaaataaattaagttgatttttgtttaaaacaaatttGTCATTCAACAGTGTGTCAGTGCATCTACCACTGAGGATTATCATAAGAACCTTTTCTTTTGACAAATAAAAtagtttaaaaagaaaaaagtctcatctctttctttcttgctcTCAGGCTGTGTATAAttagcttatcaaaaaaaggctgtgtataattaaaaaaaaatccagaagtTGTCAGATCGGTGGGgtgaaatataaaattaatataataatgtGATGtggaatataaaaacaaataaaataatttaaaaagagaaaaagtctCATCTCTTTATTTCGTGCTCCCAGTTgtgtataattaaaaaaaacagagaaagaaaaatCCAGAAGTTGTCGGATCGGTGGGGTTTGTAGCTATCTAGtattttcttcttcccttttaTTGAGGAGCTTGACTcaagggatggcaacggggcggggcgggggcgggtaTGCCATCCCCGTCCCCGTCCCTGTCCCCGAACTCAATCCCCGTCCCCATCCCCGGCCCCTTGAGGTTCGGGGATCCCCGAACCCGAACCCGACGGGGACGGGGAACCCCTAAACCCGAATGCTACCCGAATATATATAAGAATAAGATTAAATTATAAcccaaaaattaattaatcaatggtTTAGATTGTAGGAGATCaataatctaatggtcataattaaataaaactaaaacttaaaaataatattaatatatatattggtaatcgggaaatttaccttaaaaagaaattatactaatagtctaatatATACATCGTAGTATAAAGTATTGAACTATTTATATATAGGGTATTAGGGTTTACGTAGGGTTTATGACTacatagggtttagaatttaaggttaacatatatgattataatgtcataatgatacaaattacaacaaaaaagatattttggttttgttatttagttagggtttaaggtttaggaAGTAGGGacgtagggtttagggtttaggacgtaacatattgactattgagtatataattatatataatatggactagGAGAGTAGAAGAGCAtatcatatatttcattatgaaaaatataggaaGATAAGACGATAAGTAtactaaatacaaattaatattcctatataatatatatatgtacaatatagaattatagatatataatatatatgatatatctatataaatatatatttatttattaaagtattaaggtttagggtttagggcttatgtttagggtttagggtctttaaaccctaaaccctaaacatattatataatatatgatatatctatataaatatatatttatttattagagtattaaagtttagggtttagggtttatgattaggatttagggtttaggtttaaggtttagggtttaaagaccctaaaccctaaatatattatataatatatatgatatatctatataaatatatatttatttattaaatattaatttcggGTCAGGTTCGGGGCCGGGTATGGCATTACCATACCCTACCCGTCCCCACAACATTGCATTCGGGTGGCACCCGAACCCGTACCCGACCCCGAAATTTCGGGTCTCCGACCCTAAATTTCGGGTCGGGTCCCCGCGGGTCCCCGTACCCGCGGGTCGGATTGCCATCCCTACTTGAGTTCTTCCTCATGGATTCGGGTTTCCTTACAATATTTGACTAATATCAGGCTAAAATCATAGTTATTGATAGTGGGATGAGTctgaaaatggaaaaaaaaaatttcatgtttCTGTTTAAGGGTCTCGGATTCGTATTTGTTGTTCCTGATTTTTTCATGCAAGAAATTCGAactctttttcattatttttttaatgacgtGTAATTGTATTACAAATGTCATATCAACTATTAACATTACACATTGACAAAATTCCTGATTTCCTCGAAAAATAGACCGGAATTAGCCCACCGGGTGACCCAATTGCTGAAATTAAAACattaagtgacctaatttgaaacatttttctTTCAGTGATCCAATTGTAATTGAtcatatctttcagtgacctatttATACTTAACCCTTGAAATTAGtatcatattattttattaaatagtaTATCATACAACAACAATTCCATCTCTTTTGCGAACTATTATCATACTCTAATCTGTTCCTAGTAGCACTCAACAGCATTTCCATCTCTTTTGCGATTAACTCCCTCTCAAAGTCCTCTCCTATTAGCTCTCGTACTGACTCTAAGTCACTATCAATGTCAGTGTTGTTGTGAGAGAATGAGGCAGCAGCGGACTCGGGTGCATATGAGGCAGTGAACTTTGCTCTCTTTTGGGTCATCATTCTGCAATAACTCTTAATTTGGTCATCAATTCTTCCTGGAAGCATCTTTGCAATCCTTGACCACCTGTCAAAAACGGAAGTAACAATTGGTGTTAAGTGGATCGAAAGAGAGTAATAATTGGCGTTCATAAGAAGAAAGTTTTATATATTCAGTAACTTGTTTCCCATTTCCGAGTGGAGTCGCGTGATAGTTTCACATTCTTCCTTCATAAACTTAGCGTGATTCACTTCCGGTTTTAGGTGATTCATCCATCGCTTTCTGCAGCTGTTCGCAGACCTTTGAAGACATGGTTGAAGAGTATATTATATAAGAATTAAGAATAACATGGAAGACTTAGACAACAAGAGAGAAGCAAAAGAACACTTGAATTGTGAGCCACAGAAGCCCAGTTCCCCTCCCCATGCTCGGCAAGGTACTCCTTTAGCATTCTGTTATCTTCACtaatccacacacacacacacacacacacacatatatatatgtgtgtatgtgtgtgtgtgtggattaGGATTGTATGACCGAAGTGGAAAATGTGATGTGATTGATGTAAAGAAGACTCCACCCTATAGCCTATAGGTTGGAATTTTTTGGaaattgacatatatatataatatttgagctacataagatacataatctaggtggcatgcctaGTCTAGACAAAACCCTAGATGTCAACTTTtattcccgcttctctctcttAAGAATCCCGCCTGATGATGCATCTATTACTCGTAGGGTGTACTATACCTACTAAACtactatctctctctctttttacgGGAAGCGAGTTTATCCTCTCATATCTAGATTGGAGATTTCCTCTTGACGCGATGTACATCGACGGTGAACGAGTTTTTCTTGGCAGGGGCAAACGAGTTTCTCTTGCTTGATTGATCCTTCGTTTCTCTATCTCTTTTTACGATAAGCGAGTTTATCCTCTCATATCTAGATCGGCGATTTCCTCTTGACGCGATGTACATCGACAGTGAACGAGTTTTTCTTGGCAAGGGCAAACGAGTTTCTCTTACTTGATCGATCCTTCGTTTTGCACATATAGATCGACTGGTGTGACTTTCAGGTATGTGAAGAAACGAATTTTTATGCGGTTCTGAGTATCTCCTTCATACGAGTTATGAGTTTTCGTAGTTGTTCCAGATTCGTATTCTCTTATTCAACGTATTTTCATGGACAATAGAGTTTACGTTTGTGTTTCTTTATGGATTTGGTGAGACTGAGTTGGATGTGGTAAATGCTCAGGTCATTCATTTTAGATTTGTTGAGAATGGAAGATTTTATTTTGCAAGTGTTGTAtgtgatatttttaaaaaaagttcaaCAATGTGTTGGTGATGAAGATTGTCGGTTATATTTCTTAATGATACTTACGTTCTACATAGTCATTGCACAAGCAACGCAGCTAGactttcattgattttttttgtcatgtcTGATTGTTATCATGACAGTGACCTAATACATTATGCTGGTGATTGTGTATTTGTCTCCCAGATAGTAATGCATTACGAACATATCAGTGTATTCCACTATAGTATGCTAATATGATAAAAACAGAGTCATTCAAGTCTGATTGTTATCATGGCAGTACCTTAATACATTATGCTGGTGTCAATGTATTTGTGTACCAGATAGTAATGCATTACAAATATAAGTGTATTACATTATagtatgatagtgtaataaaaAC is a genomic window containing:
- the LOC119996241 gene encoding transcription factor MYB57-like produces the protein MASEVGSHKEKKWTSEEDRMLKEYLVEHGEGKWASVAHNSGLQRSANDCRKRWMNHLRPEVNHAEFTEEERETITRLHSKMGNRWSKIAKMLQGRTDDQIKSYCRMMD
- the LOC119996248 gene encoding transcription factor MYB101-like is translated as MNHLKPEVNHAKFMKEECETITRLHSEMGNKWSRIAKMLPGRIDDQIKSYCRMMTQKRAKFTASYAPESAAASFSHNNTDIDSDLESVRELIGEDFERELIAKEMEMLLSATRNRLEKPESMRKNSSRDGNPTRGYGDPRGPDPKFRVGDPKFRGRVRVRVPPECNVVGTGRVW